The following coding sequences are from one Neurospora crassa OR74A linkage group I, whole genome shotgun sequence window:
- a CDS encoding phosphoinositide 3-kinase translates to MPIMEPFSFASSDQLNYPVSIRIMSLEGEETPIPFSTLLERPDLRHVGSNQSPHSDLYVTVQVWAGSKPLTVPVQTPYKWFRNERKWSEWLTLPIDYSTLPENARLAITLWDLSPTGGEGAHGHAIPFGGTTLPLFDKDNQLYKGRQQCFVYRHKQADGNDDTGTPAFIPRRSGVGSSKKGTPSSIVDNDAEEYDRLMDLLKKHEMGEIPRVDWLDQLAFRVIEKRGYGSAKSSLRLKAIQRQQEALASANPDASKPIPVPSDFLLTVELPRFDFPVVFADHEYPPPPISSLQHLSSSQSGLMVKPTPDIQLGPGISRIDADDETSAGRLIRVYDPEVGARDNPAESKHRRLVRSQHRNGILDKDLKPNAKVRDELNQIMSYPPTHSLSPEEKDLIWKFRYHLTRYKKALTKFVKSVNWLDASEARSAVVVLEKWTDIDVDDALELLGPTFSNSAVRAFAVKRLRKADDNELLLYLLQLVQALKYEHILPQSRQDVSQDSSLASFLITRAVSSLTLGNYFYWYVMVEIDDRSSEQGQDAREIYTKVAYDFMAELDKQPGGQEKRRTYKRQAEWIRILSQVSGEVKEANESIARRTDRVKHFLADSKNELVTLDPPLPLPLDPSVMITGAIPEETIVFKSSLHPIKVAFKTTSGTKYPLIFKTGDDLRQDQLVIQIIMLMDDLLQKENLDLKLSPYKILATSTSAGLSQFVPSMSFQGILNKYGNNAALAYLKQNSPDSNGPLGLRKETLDTFVRSCAGYCVITYILGVGDRHLDNLLLAPDGHFFHADFGYILGRDPKPFAPVMKLSKEMVDCMGGVNSEHYRQFKQYCFLAYSALRKNSNLILNLFSLMVDANIPDIKLEPDKAVFKVRDRFHLELSEEEAIRNLEKIMEDSLNALVPVMIDRLHGVMQAFRT, encoded by the exons ATGCCCATCATGGAGCCCTTTTCGTTTGCGAGCTCCGACCAGCTCAACTATCCCGTCTCGATTCGCATCATGAGTCTtgagggagaagagacgCCCATTCCGTTCAGCACGCTCCTTGAGAGGCCAGACCTGCGACATGTGGGCTCTAACCAAAG TCCTCACTCGGACCTCTATGTCACCGTTCAGGTCTGGGCCGGATCCAAGCCTCTGACTGTTCCCGTCCAAACACCCTACAAGTGGTTCCGGAATGAGCGCAAATGGTCCGAGTGGCTAACCCTGCCCATCGACTACTCTACTCTCCCCGAAAATGCCCGTCTGGCCATCACCCTTTGGGACCTCTCTCCAACCGGAGGCGAAGGCGCCCATGGTCATGCCATTCCCTTTGGTGGCACCACACTGCCCTTGTTCGACAAAGACAACCAACTGTACAAGGGCCGTCAACAGTGTTTTGTATACCGACACAAACAAGCAGATGGCAATGATGATACTGGAACTCCTGCTTTCATACCCAGAAGGTCCGGTGTGGGCTCCAGCAAGAAGGGAACTCCCTCGTCCATTGTTGACAACGATGCCGAAGAGTACGACCGCTTGATGGACCTTCTCAAGAAACACGAGATGGGAGAGATACCCCGTGTCGACTGGCTCGACCAACTGGCCTTCAGGGTAATCGAAAAGCGCGGATATGGTTCGGCCAAATCCTCCCTCAGGCTCAAGGCTATTCAGCGTCAACAGGAAGCTCTCGCCAGTGCCAACCCCGATGCGTCCAAACCAATCCCAGTGCCGTCCGATTTTCTGTTGACTGTCGAGCTGCCCAGATTTGACTTTCCCGTTGTCTTTGCAGATCACGAGTATCCACCTCCACCCATCTCGTCGCTGCAACATCTATCGTCCTCACAGTCGGGTCTCATGGTGAAGCCGACACCAGACATTCAGCTTGGACCGGGAATCAGCCGCATAGATGCCGACGATGAAACCTCCGCAGGCCGCTTAATCCGAGTTTACGATCCGGAGGTAGGCGCGAGGGACAATCCAGCCGAGAGCAAGCACCGAAGACTAGTCCGCAGTCAGCATCGCAACGGTATTCTGGATAAAGACCTGAAACCAAACGCTAAAGTCAGAGATGAACTCAACCAGATCATGTcctacccacccacccacagcCTGTCGCCTGAAGAGAAGGACCTCATCTGGAAATTCCGATACCACTTAACTAGATACAAAAAGGCTCTCACCAAGTTTGTCAAGTCAGTCAACTGGCTCGACGCGTCAGAAGCAAGGTCGGCTGTGGTGGTTCTCGAAAAGTGGACTGATATTGATGTGGACGATGCGCTGGAGTTGCTGGGCCCGACCTTCAGCAACTCGGCCGTAAGAGCCTTTGCAGTGAAACGTTTACGCAAGGCAGACGATAATGAGCTGCTGCTGTATCTTTTGCAGCTGGTTCAGGCGCTCAAGTACGAGCACATATTGCCACAGTCACGTCAAGACGTATCCCAGGATAGCTCCCTGGCCAGTTTCTTGATAACGAGGGCCGTGTCAAGTCTGACGCTCGGCAACTATTTCTACTGGTATGTCATGGTCGAAATCGACGACAGGAGCTCCGAGCAAGGACAAGATGCCAGGGAAATCTACACCAAGGTTGCATACGATTTCATGGCCGAGCTTGACAAGCAGCCGGGGGGccaggagaagagaagaacaTACAAACGACAGGCCGAGTGGATCCGTATCCTTTCTCAAGTCTCAGGAGAAGTCAAGGAGGCCAACGAGTCTATCGCCAGAAGAACCGACCGGGTCAAGCACTTCTTGGCCGATTCCAAGAACGAGCTGGTCACCCTCGACCCGccgctcccactcccactggACCCTTCAGTCATGATCACGGGCGCGATCCCGGAGGAGACCATCGTCTTCAAATCCTCTCTCCATCCCATCAAGGTGGCCTTCAAAACCACTTCTGGGACCAAGTACCCCCTCATTTTCAAAACAGGCGACGACCTCCGCCAAGACCAGCTCGTCATCCAAATCATCATGCTCATGGACGACCTTCTACAAAAGGAGAACCTCGACCTCAAGCTCTCGCCCTACAAGATTCTCGCTACCAGCACCAGCGCCGGCCTCTCGCAGTTTGTCCCGTCCATGTCCTTCCAGGGCATCCTCAACAAATACGGCAACAACGCCGCGCTCGCCTACCTCAAGCAAAACAGCCCCGACAGCAACGGCCCGCTGGGCCTGCGCAAGGAAACGCTCGACACCTTTGTCAGGTCGTGCGCCGGCTACTGCGTCATCACGTACATTCTGGGCGTCGGCGACCGCCACTTGGACAACCTCCTCTTGGCCCCTGACGGGCACTTCTTCCATGCCGATTTCGGGTACATCCTCGGCCGCGACCCGAAGCCGTTTGCCCCCGTGATGAAGTTGTCGAAAGAGATGGTGGACTGCATGGGCGGGGTCAACTCGGAGCACTATCGCCAGTTCAAGCAGTACTGCTTCTTGGCGTATAGTGCCCTCCGGAAAAACAGCAATTTGATTTTGAATCTCTTTAGTCTGATGGTGGATGCCAACATTCCGGATATCAAGCTGGAGCCGGACAAGGCAGTGTTCAAGGTCAGGGACAGGTTTCACTTGGAGctgagcgaggaggaggcgattAGGAATTTGGAGAAGATTATGGAGGATAGTTTGAATGCGCTGGTGCCGGTCATGATTGATCGGTTGCATGGAGTCATGCAGGCTTTCCGGACGTAG
- a CDS encoding mitochondrial enoyl reductase, variant encodes MKTTLTPVARAAAATGRFSGYGHGLRTTTPLLRTAAAAPGLFFRRHKSGPYGYTQAKALVFSRFGEPADVLSVHQHSISPSLPDGSVLIRALACPVNPADVNTIQGTYGVKPKFSPLLGTSDPSVIPGNEGCFEVVSVGNGVRGLKKGDWVIPATTGFGTLRTHALVEDADKKLMKVGGDKGKEGLTPLQVATVSVNPCSAYRMLKDYVDLIQLSVDGFAKGTASGGAWFLQNGANSGVGRSAIQFGKLWGLRSINVVRERNTPEETEELKKELMELGATVVVTESEFLDRSFTQRLKDEWTNGGKDPLMLGLNCVGGKNAAQIVRSLSPKGVMVTYGGMSRQSFPFPTGPQIFKRLRFEGFWLSAWAEENPEEKKRMINEILELMREGKFKAAPAQEVTWAWDTEEKVLKDAVQGTLEGFRSGKGVFVFGET; translated from the coding sequence ATGAAGACCACCCTCACCCCTGTCGCCagggccgccgccgccaccggccGATTCTCCGGTTACGGCCACGGCCTTCGCACCAccactcccctcctccgcaccgctgccgccgcccccgGGCTCTTCTTCCGCCGCCACAAATCCGGTCCCTACGGGTACACCCAAGCCAAAGCGCTCGTCTTCTCGCGCTTCGGCGAGCCCGCCGACGTCTTGTCGGTCCACCAACACTCCATctccccctctctccccGACGGCTCCGTGCTCATCCGGGCGCTCGCCTGCCCCGTCAACCCCGCCGACGTGAACACCATCCAGGGAACATATGGCGTCAAACCCAAATTCTCTCCGCTGCTGGGGACCTCGGACCCGTCGGTGATTCCGGGCAACGAGGGGTGTTTTGAGGTGGTGAGCGTCGGAAACGGGGTGCGGGGGCTGAAGAAGGGCGACTGGGTGATCCCGGCGACGACCGGGTTCGGCACGCTGAGGACGCACGCGCTGGTGGAGGATGCCGACAAGAAGCTGATGAAGGTGGGAGgggacaagggcaaggaaggGTTGACGCCCTTGCAGGTGGCGACGGTGAGCGTCAACCCGTGCTCGGCGTATCGGATGTTGAAGGATTACGTGGACTTGATCCAGTTGAGCGTGGACGGGTTTGCCAAGGGGACGGCGAGTGGGGGAGCGTGGTTCTTGCAGAATGGAGCCAACAGCGGAGTGGGCAGGTCGGCGATTCAATTCGGTAAGCTTTGGGGACTGAGGAGTATCAATGTGGTGAGGGAAAGAAACACGCccgaggagacggaggagttgaagaaggaatTGATGGAGTTGGGCGCTACCGTGGTGGTGACTGAGAGTGAGTTTTTGGATCGCAGCTTCACGCAGAGGCTGAAGGACGAGTGGACGAATGGCGGAAAGGATCCGTTGATGTTGGGGTTGAACTGTGTCGGCGGAAAGAATGCGGCGCAGATTGTCAGGAGTCTGAGTCCCAAGGGTGTGATGGTTACATATGGTGGCATGAGCAGGCAGAGTTTCCCGTTCCCTACGGGGCCGCAGATCTTCAAGAGGTTGAGGTTTGAAGGATTCTGGTTGAGTGCGTGGGCCGAGGAGAACccggaggaaaagaagaggatgatcAATGAGATTTTGGAGCTGATGCGCGAGGGCAAGTTTAAGGCTGCGCCGGCGCAGGAGGTTACCTGGGCTTGGGATACGGAGGAGAAGGTCTTGAAGGATGCGGTGCAGGGTACTCTTGAGGGATTCAGGAGTGGTAAGGGTGTCTTTGTCTTTGGTGAGACATAA